In Lactococcus garvieae subsp. garvieae, the following proteins share a genomic window:
- the mutM gene encoding DNA-formamidopyrimidine glycosylase produces MPELPEVENVRRGLEKLVRNKKILEIESSYPRMVLTGFEALKKELEGQVIKDIQRRGKYLLFDFGQWTLISHLRMEGKYRVEPQDFVKQKHDHVFVKFSDATLIYADVRKFGTWELLKSQDVERYFISKKIGPEPSFETFDEGIFAEKLKKSKKKIKPYLLDQTLVAGLGNIYVDEVLWRSQVHPEMLASALSESQIHRIHDYTIDVLQTAVERGGSSIRTYKNAMGEEGSMQELLMVYGKQGQLCPNCQHAVIEKIKVAGRGSHFCPYCQKV; encoded by the coding sequence CTTGGAAAAGCTGGTGAGAAATAAAAAAATATTGGAGATTGAAAGTTCTTATCCACGAATGGTTTTAACAGGATTCGAGGCGCTAAAAAAAGAACTTGAAGGCCAAGTCATCAAAGATATCCAGCGCCGTGGGAAGTACTTGCTTTTTGATTTTGGCCAGTGGACCTTGATTTCCCATTTACGTATGGAGGGGAAATATCGGGTGGAACCCCAGGACTTTGTAAAACAAAAGCATGATCATGTCTTTGTCAAGTTTTCAGATGCGACACTTATTTATGCAGATGTCCGCAAGTTTGGGACTTGGGAATTATTGAAAAGTCAGGATGTTGAACGTTATTTCATTTCGAAAAAGATTGGCCCAGAGCCCAGCTTTGAAACCTTTGATGAGGGGATTTTTGCTGAAAAACTAAAGAAATCGAAAAAAAAGATAAAACCTTATCTTTTAGATCAGACTTTAGTTGCTGGGCTAGGAAACATCTATGTTGATGAGGTACTTTGGCGTTCACAAGTGCATCCTGAAATGTTGGCTTCAGCCTTGAGTGAATCTCAAATTCACCGCATTCATGATTATACGATTGACGTCCTCCAAACGGCAGTTGAACGTGGAGGTTCTAGTATACGGACTTATAAAAATGCAATGGGTGAGGAAGGAAGTATGCAGGAATTGCTCATGGTTTATGGCAAGCAAGGGCAACTTTGTCCGAATTGCCAGCACGCGGTGATTGAAAAGATAAAGGTCGCAGGACGCGGCTCACATTTTTGTCCATATTGTCAAAAAGTATAG
- the recA gene encoding recombinase RecA encodes MATKKKKKLEDITKKYGAEREKALKDALDLIEKDFGKGSLMRLGEAASQKVQVTSSGSLALDIALGAGGYPKGRIIEIYGPESSGKTTVALHAVAQVQAEGGIAAFIDAEHALDPVYAAAIGVDIDQLLLSQPDYGEQGLQIAEKLIESGAVDLVVVDSVAALTPRAEIDGEIGDSTVGLQARMMSQAMRKLAAGINKTKTTAIFINQLREKVGVMFGSPETTPGGRALKFYASVRLDVRGSTKIEEGSGDNKTAIGKLTKIKVVKNKVAPPFKVALVDIMFGEGISKTGELLTIAVEEGIVKKAGAWFSYNDEKIGQGAEKAKAFLKDNPEIFNEIDRKVRQNHGLTEGDEADEKEEVKPAKADEKAKVEAAGVEEIELELE; translated from the coding sequence ATGGCTACAAAGAAAAAGAAAAAATTAGAAGATATCACAAAAAAATATGGTGCAGAACGTGAAAAAGCGTTAAAAGATGCGCTTGACCTTATCGAAAAGGATTTTGGTAAAGGTTCTTTGATGCGTTTGGGTGAAGCTGCGAGCCAAAAAGTTCAAGTGACAAGTTCAGGAAGCTTGGCTTTGGATATTGCACTTGGTGCCGGTGGTTATCCTAAAGGTCGTATCATCGAAATCTACGGACCAGAAAGTTCTGGTAAGACTACGGTTGCGTTGCATGCGGTTGCTCAAGTGCAAGCCGAAGGCGGGATTGCTGCCTTTATCGATGCGGAGCACGCTTTGGATCCTGTCTATGCTGCAGCGATCGGTGTCGACATTGACCAACTTCTTTTGTCACAACCTGACTATGGTGAACAAGGCTTACAAATTGCTGAAAAATTGATTGAATCTGGTGCAGTGGACCTTGTTGTTGTCGACTCTGTTGCTGCCTTGACACCCCGTGCCGAAATTGACGGTGAAATCGGAGATTCGACAGTTGGTTTGCAAGCACGTATGATGAGTCAAGCCATGCGTAAGCTTGCTGCAGGCATCAACAAAACAAAAACAACAGCAATCTTTATCAACCAATTGCGTGAAAAAGTTGGTGTTATGTTTGGGAGTCCTGAAACAACACCTGGTGGTCGTGCCTTGAAATTCTATGCTTCTGTACGTTTAGATGTTCGTGGCAGCACAAAAATCGAAGAAGGTTCCGGTGACAACAAAACAGCCATTGGTAAATTAACGAAGATTAAAGTCGTTAAAAACAAAGTTGCGCCACCGTTTAAAGTTGCTTTAGTAGACATCATGTTTGGCGAAGGTATTTCTAAAACAGGTGAACTCTTAACCATTGCCGTTGAAGAAGGCATTGTGAAGAAAGCAGGGGCTTGGTTCTCTTATAATGATGAAAAAATCGGTCAAGGTGCGGAGAAAGCGAAAGCCTTCCTTAAAGATAATCCTGAAATTTTCAATGAAATCGACCGTAAAGTACGTCAAAATCACGGTTTGACTGAAGGTGATGAAGCGGATGAAAAAGAAGAGGTTAAACCAGCAAAAGCAGATGAAAAAGCAAAAGTTGAAGCTGCTGGCGTAGAAGAAATCGAGCTTGAATTAGAATAA